In Paenibacillus ihbetae, the following are encoded in one genomic region:
- a CDS encoding glucoamylase family protein: MRHRRWIAWLAGAVVLLAAMGCSQEQPDELDLEAKASFDYLWEQTNREEGSEGYGLTRDRYPGNPKIASTAATGFALTAIPIGVENGWISREEGYDRADRTLDTLLRMEHEHGFFYHFVNIDTGKREWNSEISSIDTGLLMNGVLTAGQYFGGDVQKKSEQLYERVEWPWFVDKGKNQFYMAYSPEKGFQGHWDFYAEQLSLYVLAAGSPTHPIDVYDGFTRHKASYKHSEPFIHSWFGSLFTYQFSHAWVDFRGLVDRDGVDWFNNSVVASQANRQFAIDLSEKFKGVGEQSWGFTASDSPAGYNGLLGSPPSGYDNAAHQADGTVPPAGALGSVVFTPEESIAALKYFLTVPNLSGEYGLKDAFNLNAGWVGPDYIGIDKGITLLMAANYRDETVWSIFMKVPYVKRGLEALQFRNK; encoded by the coding sequence TTGCGGCACAGAAGATGGATTGCATGGCTGGCCGGTGCAGTGGTGCTGCTGGCGGCGATGGGATGCTCGCAGGAGCAGCCGGACGAATTGGATCTTGAGGCCAAGGCGTCGTTTGACTATCTATGGGAGCAGACGAACCGCGAGGAAGGCTCCGAAGGCTACGGCTTGACGAGGGACCGGTACCCGGGCAATCCGAAGATCGCCAGCACGGCGGCCACCGGATTCGCGCTCACGGCGATTCCGATCGGCGTGGAGAACGGCTGGATCAGCCGCGAGGAAGGCTATGACAGAGCGGACCGCACGCTCGATACGCTTCTGCGGATGGAGCATGAGCACGGATTTTTTTACCACTTCGTGAACATCGATACCGGCAAGCGGGAGTGGAACAGCGAAATTTCGAGCATCGACACCGGGCTCCTAATGAACGGCGTCTTGACGGCGGGGCAATATTTCGGCGGCGATGTCCAGAAGAAGAGCGAGCAGCTGTATGAGCGCGTCGAATGGCCCTGGTTCGTAGACAAAGGCAAAAATCAGTTCTATATGGCGTATTCCCCGGAAAAAGGGTTTCAAGGCCATTGGGACTTCTATGCCGAGCAGCTGTCCCTTTACGTGCTGGCCGCCGGTTCGCCGACGCATCCGATTGACGTCTACGATGGCTTTACACGCCACAAAGCATCGTATAAGCATTCCGAGCCGTTCATCCATTCCTGGTTCGGTTCCCTGTTCACCTATCAGTTCTCGCATGCCTGGGTCGACTTTCGCGGCTTGGTAGACCGTGACGGGGTTGATTGGTTCAACAACTCGGTCGTCGCTTCCCAGGCGAACCGGCAGTTCGCCATCGATCTAAGCGAGAAGTTTAAAGGCGTGGGCGAGCAGTCGTGGGGCTTTACCGCATCCGACTCGCCCGCCGGTTATAACGGATTGCTCGGTTCGCCGCCTTCCGGCTATGACAATGCGGCCCATCAAGCGGACGGCACCGTTCCGCCGGCCGGGGCGCTGGGCTCGGTTGTGTTTACACCGGAGGAATCCATAGCGGCACTGAAGTATTTCCTCACGGTTCCGAATCTAAGCGGCGAATATGGGCTGAAGGATGCGTTCAATCTGAATGCCGGCTGGGTCGGTCCCGATTATATCGGCATCGATAAAGGAATTACGCTGCTGATGGCCGCCAATTACCGGGACGAGACGGTTTGGAGCATTTTCATGAAGGTTCCTTATGTGAAGAGAGGGCTAGAAGCTCTGCAATTCAGAAACAAATAG
- a CDS encoding carbohydrate ABC transporter permease — protein MKIRYRLREALIGLSFIWIWIVGFLVFTCYPLIRTLLFSFSQVKITADGVKTTFIGWENYRNALFLNVEFGDTLATYFVETLVIVPIIVVFALIVSLLLNVKIRGKGIFRTIYFLPVIITSGPVIKQLMDQGATTLPGIQTIIEMSKLHESMPELLADLIVFLLTSFITILWFSGVQMLIFLAGLQKLDSSMYEAASIDGASRWESFWKLTLPALNPMIIVNMVYTVIMQSVFSLNPVITQIQSAMYDAKYGMGYSAAMAWIYFLVMLVLLGVLVLVTRQRETNR, from the coding sequence ATGAAAATCCGTTACCGGCTTAGAGAGGCGCTTATCGGCCTATCGTTTATCTGGATTTGGATCGTAGGTTTTTTGGTCTTCACCTGCTATCCGTTGATCCGTACCTTGCTGTTTAGCTTCAGCCAAGTAAAGATTACCGCAGACGGAGTCAAGACAACGTTCATCGGCTGGGAAAATTACCGGAACGCGCTGTTCCTGAACGTTGAGTTCGGCGATACCTTGGCTACCTATTTTGTTGAGACACTTGTGATCGTGCCGATCATCGTCGTGTTCGCGTTAATCGTCTCCCTTCTGCTGAACGTGAAAATCCGCGGCAAAGGCATCTTCCGGACGATTTACTTTCTTCCGGTCATTATTACAAGCGGACCTGTCATCAAGCAGCTGATGGATCAAGGAGCCACTACGCTCCCGGGCATTCAGACGATTATCGAAATGAGCAAGCTTCATGAAAGCATGCCGGAGCTGCTCGCCGATCTGATCGTGTTCCTGCTGACGTCGTTTATTACGATTCTCTGGTTCTCCGGCGTGCAGATGCTGATCTTCCTGGCAGGCCTGCAGAAGCTGGATTCCTCGATGTACGAAGCGGCGAGCATCGACGGCGCCTCCAGATGGGAGTCGTTCTGGAAGCTGACGCTGCCGGCGCTGAACCCGATGATTATCGTCAATATGGTGTATACCGTCATCATGCAGTCCGTCTTTTCGCTGAATCCGGTCATTACTCAGATCCAGAGCGCGATGTATGATGCGAAATACGGAATGGGCTATTCCGCTGCGATGGCGTGGATCTATTTCCTCGTCATGCTGGTGCTGCTAGGCGTGCTGGTGCTCGTAACAAGGCAGCGGGAAACGAACCGTTAG
- a CDS encoding carbohydrate ABC transporter permease gives MKGIDRRTIDKTKRVLWGFTGEGIVYKLAVYFLLSLIGFVYLYPLFYMITYSFMNTEDLINPLITYIPSGFYMDNFAKAAEVMDFLNTLWQNVLASFVPAIVQTVSAAVIGYGFARFRIPGKSVLFALVLATFIIPPQITMIPQFLMFKDLGLIGSIFSYIIPAAFGQGIKSGLFILIFYQFFRSIPKSLEEAAQIDGAGAYKIFAVICVPMAVPAFIISFLFSMVWYWNETLLAALYLGDKLTTLPLELQNFAVTYQKVFPADPNAQTGRSLNEAINMAGTFLNIIPLLIVYFFTQRWFVESIERSGITGE, from the coding sequence ATGAAAGGGATTGACCGCAGAACGATCGACAAGACGAAGCGGGTCCTGTGGGGGTTTACGGGAGAAGGCATTGTCTACAAATTAGCCGTATACTTCTTGCTGTCTCTGATCGGCTTCGTCTATTTGTACCCGTTGTTTTATATGATCACCTACAGCTTCATGAATACGGAAGACCTGATCAATCCGTTGATCACCTATATTCCGTCGGGATTCTATATGGACAATTTCGCCAAGGCGGCCGAGGTCATGGACTTTCTTAATACCTTATGGCAGAACGTCCTTGCTTCCTTCGTTCCTGCCATCGTCCAGACCGTTTCGGCGGCCGTTATCGGATACGGCTTTGCCCGTTTCCGGATTCCGGGGAAATCCGTCTTGTTTGCGCTCGTGCTGGCAACGTTCATCATACCGCCGCAAATTACGATGATTCCGCAGTTCCTGATGTTTAAAGATCTCGGATTAATCGGAAGCATATTTTCTTATATCATTCCGGCGGCGTTCGGACAGGGGATCAAAAGCGGTCTGTTCATCCTGATTTTCTATCAGTTTTTCCGGTCGATTCCGAAGTCGCTCGAGGAGGCTGCACAAATCGACGGGGCCGGCGCTTACAAAATATTCGCCGTTATTTGCGTGCCGATGGCCGTGCCGGCCTTCATCATTTCCTTCTTGTTTTCGATGGTTTGGTATTGGAACGAAACGCTGCTCGCGGCGCTGTACTTGGGCGATAAGCTGACGACGCTGCCGCTGGAGCTGCAAAACTTCGCCGTAACGTACCAGAAGGTATTCCCGGCTGATCCGAATGCGCAGACCGGACGCAGCTTGAACGAAGCGATCAATATGGCCGGAACCTTTTTGAATATCATCCCGCTGCTGATCGTTTACTTCTTCACGCAGCGCTGGTTCGTAGAGAGCATTGAGCGATCAGGCATCACAGGCGAATAA
- a CDS encoding DUF5696 domain-containing protein codes for MLNKVKRIAALSLTFLLLAGLISIAALAQQGVNQPEAPGAGADASGDRLASYEKAAENARLALYVNKNTLGIKVQDKQNGYVWDGTLDEKDDKLNQSWQSLFESGLSVEYMDAKRKISTAPVTGEQAKIAVEPMEDGFSANVNYERLGISLKLEVRLTEDAIEVKVPANSIQETNKDNRLQSLYVYPFFGATKGVQPDKGYMLIPDGSGALISLNEQTLATQPYIGRVFGDDLGMKGSPQLSEGMATPIEQVYLPVFGIAHKEGGNAFVSMITGGAPYAEIRSYPGNVTTAYNWTTAKWIYRENYFQSLDKEGKGITLNQEEKNQFDASMKVMLLSGTQADYSGMANRVQSELVQRGELPAKKDGADPLPLRIEFFAADNQKQLIGSEVIPMTTVDQMDDILTDLRANEVDRMMVVVRGYTEGGATGASPTHFPFEEKVGSGDDWKAFVEKYEALGIPVYFYTDYVMAGATADGYGKGDIAQSVSKQLLSFYDMSYYLQPAASAKLFGNEISSFQKHGIDHIAMDSIGSNLFSTYGKSTSTRSGSIETYTSMLPRDSINSYAFYKPNYYLWRFADRIMDLPMSTSSFLLESEEVPFLQLVLKGHVDYYAQASNFNANPQKEQLKMIDYGSYPSFILTDEDPIKLANTESSWWLFTSQYSVWKDQAVHEYRTVAEALKPVADATFDKREKVREGVFRNTYSNGTVIYVNYTMNEVRADGNKIPAQGFLVREGGRS; via the coding sequence GTGCTTAACAAAGTGAAACGAATAGCTGCTCTATCGTTAACGTTCCTGCTGTTGGCCGGTTTGATCTCGATCGCGGCGCTCGCGCAGCAGGGAGTGAACCAACCGGAAGCTCCAGGCGCCGGTGCGGACGCTTCGGGCGATCGACTCGCATCATACGAGAAAGCTGCGGAAAACGCTCGCTTGGCGCTTTATGTAAATAAGAACACGCTCGGCATTAAAGTCCAAGACAAACAGAACGGTTATGTATGGGACGGCACGCTGGACGAGAAGGATGACAAGCTGAACCAATCGTGGCAATCGCTCTTCGAGTCGGGCTTGAGCGTGGAATACATGGATGCCAAACGCAAAATCAGCACCGCGCCGGTAACCGGAGAGCAAGCGAAGATTGCGGTTGAGCCTATGGAGGACGGCTTCTCGGCGAACGTGAATTACGAGAGGCTGGGAATCTCGCTGAAGCTGGAAGTTAGGTTGACGGAAGACGCGATCGAAGTCAAGGTTCCGGCGAATTCGATTCAGGAGACGAATAAGGACAACCGGCTGCAGTCCCTCTACGTGTATCCGTTCTTTGGGGCAACTAAGGGAGTTCAGCCGGATAAAGGATATATGCTCATTCCTGACGGTTCGGGAGCGCTTATCAGCTTGAACGAGCAGACGCTTGCGACGCAGCCCTATATCGGGAGAGTGTTCGGCGACGATCTCGGGATGAAGGGCAGCCCGCAGCTATCAGAAGGAATGGCGACTCCCATAGAGCAAGTGTATCTGCCGGTGTTCGGCATCGCCCATAAGGAAGGCGGCAACGCTTTCGTTTCCATGATCACGGGCGGCGCCCCTTACGCGGAAATCCGCTCTTATCCGGGCAATGTGACTACGGCTTACAATTGGACCACGGCCAAATGGATATACAGAGAAAACTACTTCCAGTCCTTGGACAAAGAGGGCAAAGGCATCACCTTGAACCAGGAAGAGAAGAACCAATTCGACGCTTCCATGAAAGTCATGCTTCTTTCCGGCACGCAGGCCGATTATTCCGGCATGGCAAACCGGGTACAGAGCGAGCTTGTGCAGCGGGGGGAGCTGCCCGCCAAGAAGGACGGCGCGGATCCGCTCCCGCTCCGCATCGAATTTTTCGCCGCGGACAACCAAAAGCAATTGATTGGGAGCGAAGTAATCCCCATGACCACCGTGGACCAAATGGACGATATACTGACCGATCTGCGGGCAAATGAAGTGGACCGCATGATGGTTGTTGTCCGCGGCTACACGGAGGGCGGCGCTACCGGAGCATCTCCTACTCATTTTCCGTTTGAAGAAAAGGTAGGCAGCGGGGACGATTGGAAAGCGTTCGTGGAGAAGTATGAAGCATTAGGCATTCCGGTGTACTTCTATACCGACTACGTGATGGCCGGAGCGACGGCGGACGGATACGGCAAGGGGGACATCGCCCAGTCCGTTTCCAAGCAGCTGCTTTCGTTCTATGATATGTCGTACTACCTGCAGCCGGCAGCGTCCGCGAAGCTGTTTGGGAATGAAATTTCTTCATTCCAGAAGCACGGCATCGACCATATCGCGATGGACTCGATAGGCAGCAATCTTTTTTCCACTTATGGGAAGTCCACGTCTACGCGCAGCGGGTCGATCGAGACGTATACGTCGATGCTGCCCCGGGATTCCATCAACAGCTACGCATTTTACAAGCCGAATTATTACTTGTGGAGGTTTGCCGACCGGATCATGGATCTGCCGATGAGCACTTCAAGCTTCCTGCTGGAGAGCGAAGAGGTGCCGTTCCTGCAGCTTGTGCTGAAAGGACATGTCGATTATTACGCCCAGGCCTCCAATTTCAACGCGAACCCGCAGAAGGAGCAACTGAAAATGATCGATTACGGCAGCTACCCGTCCTTCATCCTGACCGACGAGGATCCGATCAAGCTGGCTAACACAGAGTCGTCATGGTGGCTGTTCACTTCGCAGTATTCGGTGTGGAAGGATCAGGCCGTACATGAATATCGGACGGTTGCGGAAGCCCTGAAGCCTGTTGCGGATGCGACCTTTGACAAACGTGAAAAAGTGCGGGAAGGCGTATTTAGAAACACTTACTCGAACGGCACCGTCATCTATGTCAATTACACCATGAATGAAGTTAGGGCGGACGGGAACAAGATTCCGGCGCAAGGGTTCTTGGTCCGGGAAGGAGGCCGTTCATGA